The Allorhodopirellula heiligendammensis genome includes a window with the following:
- a CDS encoding DNA cytosine methyltransferase, which produces MITLVEFFCGMGGVSEAIRQFNSAHPLRRICVERAIEIDRDCGAVYQHNFGAVDCRSIDSMDLSEVATTRSEQAWWLSPPCQPYCRRGRGAPGQDRRCDAIRAITHYLSHGDRVPSVVLLENVPEFATSEDAADLVSTLHRRGYATWSGNLCPTQFGIPNLRRRHYLIARRGTAEISPPMPPPMPPPVPSTWLFTIASILDANSEFAAELLVKTSTVDAYRGAMDLIDPHDELARAACFGSGYGKSLIRSGSYVQQGGRVRHFSPVEVARLLGFSSRYVFPDRIPMRRRWKMLGNSVSVPVVKTVLEAAFDVAAPRHCTR; this is translated from the coding sequence ATGATTACGCTCGTCGAATTCTTCTGCGGGATGGGAGGCGTCTCCGAAGCCATCCGCCAATTCAACTCAGCCCATCCACTGCGGCGGATCTGCGTTGAGCGGGCGATTGAAATTGATCGTGATTGCGGGGCCGTGTATCAACATAACTTTGGCGCCGTCGACTGCCGCAGCATTGATTCCATGGACCTGTCGGAGGTCGCCACAACACGGTCCGAGCAGGCATGGTGGTTGTCGCCTCCCTGCCAGCCTTACTGTCGCCGGGGGCGAGGTGCCCCGGGGCAAGACCGGCGCTGCGATGCGATCCGCGCGATCACTCATTACCTGTCGCACGGGGATCGGGTACCAAGCGTTGTGTTGCTGGAAAATGTACCCGAGTTCGCCACCTCAGAAGACGCCGCTGATCTGGTTTCGACGCTACACCGCCGTGGGTACGCGACGTGGAGTGGTAATCTGTGCCCGACCCAATTCGGTATCCCCAATCTCCGCCGACGGCACTATCTGATTGCCCGGCGGGGAACTGCCGAGATCTCACCACCGATGCCCCCACCGATGCCCCCACCGGTGCCATCGACGTGGCTGTTTACCATCGCCAGCATCCTGGATGCAAATTCTGAGTTCGCCGCAGAACTACTGGTCAAAACCTCGACCGTCGATGCATATCGCGGTGCGATGGATTTGATCGACCCCCACGACGAACTCGCTCGAGCGGCCTGTTTCGGCAGCGGATACGGCAAGTCGTTGATTCGATCGGGATCTTACGTCCAGCAAGGAGGCCGCGTGCGTCATTTTTCGCCTGTGGAGGTTGCGAGACTCCTGGGTTTTTCAAGTCGGTACGTTTTCCCCGATCGCATTCCGATGCGCCGCCGCTGGAAAATGCTGGGCAACAGTGTTTCGGTCCCCGTAGTGAAGACCGTCTTGGAAGCCGCATTCGACGTCGCTGCACCGCGGCATTGCACTCGCTGA
- the proB gene encoding glutamate 5-kinase, whose amino-acid sequence MNIASDTPPGGNATPESATDETANDAIRAKVIAKTQCVVVKVGTRVLTTSEGKLDLQRVDLLAAQLARIADSGRHVIMVSSGAVGAGVAKLGLATRPIEVAKLQAVAAIGQADLIKSYEKSLLQHGYQAAQVLLTKSDLRRRSGYLHVRNALNGIHELGAIAVVNENDSVAVAELKTTFGDNDRLAAHVAGLFNDALLILLTDVHGLYDGHPDADGSKKIEVVHELDGDVMSMAEDKSSAVSKGGMEGKLRASKLANSHGHPTIIGPGRQDDVLDQIFAGARVGTLFIPPKRTLKGRRRWIGSAAIIQGNLHVDEGAARALVEQGRSLLAVGIVRVEGTFSHGNVVRVLDPNEQEIARGLVNYRSHEISLIAGKSNAEIEAVLGHRPYENVIHRSNLVLRTLAE is encoded by the coding sequence TTGAATATCGCTAGCGATACCCCCCCCGGCGGAAACGCCACCCCAGAATCAGCCACGGACGAGACTGCGAACGATGCCATTCGGGCAAAGGTCATCGCAAAAACGCAGTGTGTGGTGGTCAAAGTCGGTACCCGCGTGCTCACGACGAGCGAGGGTAAACTGGATCTGCAACGAGTGGATCTACTGGCCGCTCAGCTCGCCCGAATTGCGGACTCCGGCCGGCACGTGATCATGGTCAGCAGCGGTGCGGTCGGGGCCGGAGTCGCCAAACTTGGCTTGGCAACACGTCCCATCGAAGTCGCTAAGCTGCAGGCCGTCGCCGCCATTGGCCAAGCCGACTTGATCAAGTCCTACGAAAAATCGCTGCTGCAGCATGGCTACCAGGCCGCTCAGGTGCTGTTGACCAAGAGTGATCTGCGGCGGCGAAGCGGTTACCTCCACGTTCGCAACGCCCTCAACGGCATCCACGAACTTGGCGCGATCGCAGTTGTCAACGAGAACGATTCAGTCGCTGTCGCAGAGCTGAAGACTACTTTTGGAGACAATGACCGTCTCGCGGCCCATGTGGCTGGATTATTTAACGATGCCCTCCTGATCCTGTTAACGGATGTGCATGGCCTCTATGACGGGCATCCCGACGCCGACGGCAGCAAGAAAATCGAGGTCGTGCATGAACTCGATGGCGACGTCATGTCGATGGCCGAAGACAAATCCTCCGCCGTCAGTAAGGGTGGGATGGAGGGCAAACTGCGTGCTTCGAAATTGGCTAACTCGCACGGCCACCCCACTATCATTGGTCCTGGTCGCCAAGACGATGTGCTCGATCAGATCTTTGCCGGTGCTCGGGTGGGAACACTCTTCATTCCTCCCAAACGGACATTGAAAGGCCGGCGTCGTTGGATTGGAAGTGCGGCGATCATCCAAGGGAATCTCCATGTGGACGAAGGTGCCGCTCGCGCCCTCGTCGAACAAGGCCGCAGTCTGCTCGCGGTAGGTATTGTGCGGGTCGAAGGTACGTTCTCGCACGGCAACGTGGTGCGAGTTCTCGACCCGAACGAGCAAGAGATCGCCCGCGGATTGGTCAACTATCGCAGCCACGAAATTTCCTTGATTGCTGGCAAATCCAATGCGGAAATTGAGGCGGTTCTCGGCCACCGCCCTTACGAGAACGTCATCCACCGCAGCAATCTCGTGCTCCGCACCTTGGCAGAGTAG
- the ypfJ gene encoding KPN_02809 family neutral zinc metallopeptidase, translating to MRWKGRRQSENVEDRRTMGGPAAAGGIGVILVAIVIGLLGGNPVAFLQQAQQVQVAQGPDGETKELTPQQLEEGAFAKTIFADTEDVWTELFQENGGSYRKPTLVLFTDQVRSGCGIASSGTGPFYCPADEKVYLDTSFFGQLARQLGAPGDFAQAYVVAHEVGHHVQKLLGVTDEVDRIRQQVPEVEYLKYSVKLELQADFYAGVMLHHDNNMHQIIEDGDIEEALTAAQAIGDDTLQKRSSGHVQPETFSHGTSEQRVYWFTKGLKTGDMSQGDTFDAKSL from the coding sequence ATGCGTTGGAAAGGCAGACGGCAGAGTGAAAATGTAGAGGACCGTCGGACCATGGGCGGTCCCGCCGCCGCGGGCGGAATTGGCGTCATTTTGGTGGCGATCGTGATCGGATTGCTCGGCGGCAACCCTGTCGCATTCCTCCAACAGGCCCAGCAAGTACAGGTCGCGCAGGGCCCCGACGGCGAGACGAAGGAATTAACGCCTCAACAACTCGAAGAGGGAGCGTTTGCCAAGACCATTTTCGCCGACACCGAAGATGTGTGGACAGAACTGTTCCAAGAAAATGGCGGGAGCTACCGCAAGCCAACCTTGGTCCTGTTTACCGATCAGGTCCGCAGCGGATGTGGAATCGCCAGCAGTGGCACCGGCCCGTTCTACTGCCCTGCCGACGAAAAGGTGTACCTGGATACATCATTTTTCGGTCAACTCGCCCGGCAACTCGGCGCCCCAGGCGATTTCGCTCAAGCCTACGTGGTCGCTCACGAAGTCGGCCATCACGTCCAAAAATTGCTGGGTGTCACCGACGAAGTGGACCGTATTCGCCAGCAGGTTCCCGAAGTGGAATATCTGAAATATTCCGTGAAACTGGAACTACAGGCTGATTTTTACGCGGGCGTGATGCTGCACCACGACAACAACATGCACCAAATTATTGAGGACGGTGATATCGAAGAAGCGTTGACGGCTGCCCAAGCCATCGGCGACGATACACTGCAGAAACGCAGCTCAGGACATGTGCAACCAGAAACCTTCAGTCACGGGACCAGTGAACAACGAGTTTACTGGTTTACCAAAGGGCTCAAGACCGGTGACATGAGCCAAGGCGACACCTTCGACGCGAAGTCGCTGTAG